The sequence TCATAAGGTGCTTAATTGTCTTCTGAACTTATACGTACTACAGACTCAATATGCCCCGTTTGCCAAAAAAAAATCAAAGCAGATATCAAAGAGATTCGAGGCCATATTATAATGGAAAAAGAGTGCCAAGAGCACGGATTTTTCTCAGAAACTCTTTCTAACGATGCTGAATTTTACAAAAGACTGGATAG is a genomic window of Methanofastidiosum sp. containing:
- a CDS encoding radical SAM protein; protein product: MSSELIRTTDSICPVCQKKIKADIKEIRGHIIMEKECQEHGFFSETLSNDAEFYKRLD